A single Curtobacterium sp. MCSS17_015 DNA region contains:
- a CDS encoding DUF6049 family protein — MQILRTVLAAAASALVATGLVIAPAAVDVADAATSSKPADPTTAQSGTTSVELTPSGQGVLELGDDLSLSLTVTNDTDVALPAGRADLDIIRPVVGTRDILTDWLGDTSSDGYVGVPMDSVDVPVVPAHRSVTVSAISVPFDDVRLGTLNPFGARRIAASYAAGSTFAVGRSAFTWNPALDRAPVDVAVAMPVTVPATEDGVLSAGALAADTAVDGTLTQQLDAAEGHSVALAVDPRIIASIRLLGDDAPSSATAWLERLEGLRNEKFPLSYADADVAGLHQAGLPGIAAPISFDQAIAAAVEDDRFPGATPSPTAPAPSDGATAGTPGTDDGADQGGAGQDDTGTTGTPTADATPGDPTGDGTGPAADAPATLPTSESLVDFPWTVDTVAWPAEGTVATDDLTALGAAGYRSTLVSSGNTSAGGNTTVAASEEIGSTQALVSDQAMSGLLREAASATDGRAAAKAMSELSATLATVAVQGTATGPVLLTLDRSWPTDSSRLEKALDTLESTVWVSPTDFSTVVDATPGSLTLQSSSVADDRLATLRRLVRSEQELADFASAVQDPAAVTAPARLTTLAAASNAWRADTDGLTTVVDGIVATNDETVGTVGIVNSSDITLLGDRSSLPISVRNRSDFPVTVFLTVTPSNSFLRIEENAVEVTIQPRSSTRTTFPVQSVANGKVALSMSLTSATGARISTPATVEINVQAQWETVITAIAAVAVIAVFGFGIVRNVRRRLRRRNGEPEPEDDDPNRPLEVQPPAPGGPAESVVAADRATPAPDAETRPGGPTPVPGAATAIAAASSGTDTVGSDGDRLEDAIMRAGARSSLPSDDHDDDRTRDARRQPEEPTISTTPSTGTVDAAPQGERNLGRASAMLAAGTMISRLLGFAKTFVLAYAIGQTNSRSADAFAVSNQLPNNIYALIAGGLLSAVLIPQIVRSMKQEDAGRAYVNKIVTLGASVFVVITIVATLLAPVLVRVYAAQANDGKGFSPAATDLAVAFAFWCLPQILFYALYSLLGEVLNAKQVFGPFTWAPLINNVIAISGLVVFIALFGNRTTNSGTDDWTPLKIAVLAGSATLGVLAQAAFLPFFWKRAGLSFRPDFRWRGVGLKATGTAAGWLFAMILVTQLAGIVQSRVASLGSGNAGNAVLQNAWLLFMLPHSIIAVSIATAYYTRMSHEAERGDLAAVRRNLSLSLRIVGLFTVFSSVALMVVAVPFGRMFSNTFDGAVSIGAVLLAYMPGLVLFSMLFIIQRVFWAMHDHRTPFLMQLVQSGLFVIGALAVTALPGEVIGLAVAACTTVAGSAQTIVALVLVRRRLDGIEGPVVTRSHLQFVAAALVAGAVGLVVVHFFGAFRADGFAMADFTSALITVVLGGIVMVAVYFGVLALLRNAEVRSAVDLVRARLGR; from the coding sequence ATGCAGATACTCCGTACCGTGCTCGCCGCCGCCGCGTCCGCCCTGGTCGCCACCGGTCTGGTCATCGCGCCCGCTGCGGTGGACGTCGCCGACGCCGCCACCAGCTCGAAGCCCGCCGACCCGACCACCGCCCAGTCCGGCACGACCTCGGTCGAGCTGACGCCCTCCGGGCAAGGTGTCCTCGAGCTCGGCGACGACCTCTCGCTGTCCCTCACGGTCACGAACGACACGGACGTCGCGTTGCCGGCCGGCCGTGCGGACCTCGACATCATCCGCCCGGTCGTGGGCACGCGTGACATCCTCACGGACTGGCTCGGCGACACCTCGTCAGACGGTTACGTCGGCGTCCCGATGGACTCGGTGGACGTCCCGGTGGTCCCCGCGCACCGCTCGGTCACGGTCAGCGCCATCAGCGTCCCGTTCGACGACGTGCGGCTCGGCACGTTGAACCCGTTCGGTGCCCGGCGCATCGCGGCCTCGTACGCAGCGGGGTCGACGTTCGCGGTCGGACGCTCCGCCTTCACGTGGAACCCCGCACTCGACCGCGCGCCCGTCGACGTCGCCGTCGCGATGCCCGTGACGGTCCCGGCGACCGAGGACGGCGTGCTCTCGGCCGGCGCCCTCGCTGCCGACACCGCCGTCGACGGCACCCTGACCCAGCAGCTCGACGCGGCGGAGGGCCACAGCGTCGCCCTCGCCGTCGACCCGCGCATCATCGCCTCGATCCGGCTCCTCGGCGACGACGCCCCGAGCTCGGCGACCGCCTGGCTCGAGCGCCTCGAGGGCCTGCGGAACGAGAAGTTCCCGCTGTCCTACGCCGATGCCGACGTCGCCGGTCTCCATCAGGCCGGATTGCCGGGCATCGCCGCGCCGATCTCCTTCGACCAGGCGATCGCCGCGGCCGTCGAGGACGACCGGTTCCCGGGCGCGACGCCGAGCCCCACGGCCCCCGCCCCCTCGGACGGCGCCACCGCCGGGACACCCGGCACGGACGACGGCGCGGACCAGGGCGGTGCCGGCCAGGACGACACCGGGACGACGGGCACCCCGACCGCCGACGCCACCCCCGGTGATCCGACGGGCGACGGCACGGGCCCGGCTGCCGACGCCCCCGCGACCCTCCCCACCTCGGAGTCGCTCGTCGACTTCCCCTGGACGGTGGACACCGTCGCCTGGCCCGCCGAGGGCACCGTCGCCACGGACGACCTCACCGCGCTCGGCGCCGCCGGGTACCGCTCGACGCTCGTCTCGAGCGGCAACACCTCCGCCGGCGGCAACACCACCGTCGCCGCCTCCGAGGAGATCGGGTCGACCCAGGCCCTCGTGTCCGACCAGGCCATGTCCGGCCTCCTGCGCGAAGCCGCCAGCGCCACCGACGGACGCGCCGCCGCGAAGGCCATGTCCGAACTGTCCGCCACCCTGGCGACCGTCGCCGTCCAGGGCACCGCGACCGGACCGGTCCTCCTCACGCTCGACCGGTCCTGGCCGACGGACTCCAGCCGCCTCGAGAAGGCCCTCGACACCCTCGAGAGCACGGTCTGGGTCTCGCCGACCGACTTCTCCACCGTCGTCGACGCGACGCCCGGCTCCCTCACCCTGCAGAGCAGCAGCGTCGCTGACGACCGGCTCGCGACGCTCCGACGTCTCGTCCGCTCCGAGCAGGAACTCGCCGACTTCGCCAGCGCCGTCCAGGACCCGGCAGCGGTCACCGCCCCGGCGCGCCTCACCACCCTCGCGGCCGCGTCCAACGCCTGGCGCGCGGACACCGACGGCCTCACGACGGTGGTCGACGGCATCGTCGCCACGAACGACGAGACCGTCGGCACCGTCGGCATCGTCAACTCGAGCGACATCACCCTGCTCGGCGACCGCTCCTCGCTGCCGATCTCGGTCCGCAACCGGTCGGACTTCCCGGTCACCGTGTTCCTGACCGTCACGCCGTCGAACTCGTTCCTCCGCATCGAGGAGAACGCCGTCGAGGTCACGATCCAGCCCCGCTCCTCGACGCGCACCACCTTCCCCGTGCAGTCGGTCGCGAACGGCAAGGTCGCCCTGTCGATGTCGCTGACCAGCGCGACCGGCGCACGGATCTCCACGCCCGCCACCGTCGAGATCAACGTGCAGGCACAGTGGGAGACCGTCATCACGGCCATCGCCGCCGTCGCGGTGATCGCCGTCTTCGGCTTCGGCATCGTCCGCAACGTCCGACGCCGACTCCGCCGTCGCAACGGTGAGCCCGAGCCGGAGGACGACGACCCGAACCGTCCGCTCGAGGTCCAGCCCCCCGCCCCGGGCGGACCCGCCGAGAGCGTCGTCGCAGCGGACCGCGCCACGCCGGCACCCGACGCCGAAACCCGGCCTGGAGGCCCGACCCCCGTCCCCGGGGCCGCCACCGCCATCGCCGCGGCCAGCTCCGGCACCGACACCGTCGGATCCGACGGCGACCGTCTCGAGGACGCGATCATGCGCGCCGGAGCGCGGTCGAGCCTCCCGTCCGACGACCACGACGACGACCGCACCCGCGACGCCCGTCGCCAGCCCGAGGAGCCGACCATCAGCACCACCCCGTCCACCGGGACCGTCGACGCAGCACCGCAGGGCGAGCGGAACCTCGGGCGGGCGAGCGCGATGCTCGCAGCGGGGACGATGATCTCCCGCCTGCTCGGCTTCGCGAAGACGTTCGTGCTCGCCTACGCGATCGGTCAGACGAACTCCCGCTCGGCGGACGCCTTCGCGGTCTCGAACCAGCTGCCGAACAACATCTACGCGCTCATCGCCGGTGGCCTGCTGTCCGCGGTCCTCATCCCGCAGATCGTCCGCTCGATGAAGCAGGAGGACGCCGGACGCGCGTACGTCAACAAGATCGTGACGCTCGGGGCCTCGGTCTTCGTCGTCATCACGATCGTCGCGACCCTGCTCGCACCCGTCCTGGTCCGCGTCTACGCGGCGCAGGCGAACGACGGCAAGGGGTTCTCGCCGGCGGCGACCGACCTGGCGGTGGCGTTCGCGTTCTGGTGCCTGCCGCAGATCCTCTTCTACGCGCTGTACTCGCTCCTCGGCGAAGTCCTCAACGCCAAGCAGGTGTTCGGGCCCTTCACGTGGGCACCGCTCATCAACAACGTCATCGCGATCTCGGGTCTCGTCGTGTTCATCGCCCTGTTCGGCAACCGCACGACCAACTCCGGCACCGACGACTGGACACCGCTGAAGATCGCCGTCCTCGCCGGGAGCGCCACACTCGGTGTCCTCGCGCAGGCCGCGTTCCTGCCGTTCTTCTGGAAGCGCGCGGGGCTCAGCTTCCGGCCGGACTTCCGCTGGCGCGGTGTCGGCCTCAAGGCCACCGGGACCGCCGCCGGCTGGCTGTTCGCGATGATCCTCGTCACCCAGCTCGCCGGCATCGTGCAGTCGCGGGTCGCCTCACTCGGTTCCGGGAACGCCGGCAACGCGGTACTGCAGAACGCCTGGCTGCTGTTCATGCTCCCGCACTCGATCATCGCCGTGTCGATCGCCACCGCCTACTACACGCGGATGAGCCACGAGGCCGAGCGCGGCGACCTCGCTGCCGTCCGTCGCAACCTGTCGCTGTCCCTGCGGATCGTCGGACTGTTCACGGTGTTCTCGTCGGTGGCGCTCATGGTGGTCGCCGTGCCGTTCGGGCGGATGTTCTCGAACACCTTCGACGGAGCCGTCTCCATCGGCGCGGTCCTGCTCGCCTACATGCCCGGGCTGGTCCTGTTCAGCATGCTCTTCATCATCCAGCGGGTGTTCTGGGCCATGCACGACCACCGGACGCCGTTCCTCATGCAGCTCGTCCAGTCGGGGCTCTTCGTCATCGGGGCCCTCGCCGTCACCGCGCTGCCGGGGGAGGTCATCGGCCTGGCCGTGGCCGCGTGCACGACCGTCGCCGGGTCGGCCCAGACGATCGTCGCGCTCGTGCTCGTCCGTCGGCGTCTCGACGGCATCGAGGGCCCCGTCGTCACCCGCTCGCACCTGCAGTTCGTCGCCGCCGCGCTCGTCGCCGGTGCCGTCGGCCTGGTCGTCGTGCACTTCTTCGGGGCCTTCCGCGCCGACGGGTTCGCCATGGCCGACTTCACGAGCGCGCTCATCACCGTCGTGCTCGGCGGGATCGTCATGGTCGCGGTGTACTTCGGC